Proteins encoded within one genomic window of Microcebus murinus isolate Inina chromosome 8, M.murinus_Inina_mat1.0, whole genome shotgun sequence:
- the AMMECR1L gene encoding AMMECR1-like protein encodes MGKRRCVPPLEPKLAAGCCGVKKPKLSGSGTHSHGNQSTTVPGSSSGPLQNHQHVDSSSGRENVSDLTLGPGNSPITRMNPASGALSPLPRPNGTANTTKNLVVTAEMCCYCFDVLYCHLYGFPQPRLPRFTNDPYPLFVTWKTGRDKRLRGCIGTFSAMNLHSGLREYTLTSALKDSRFPPLTREELPKLFCSVSLLTNFEDASDYLDWEVGVHGIRIEFINEKGVKRTATYLPEVAKEQDWDQIQTIDSLLRKGGFKAPITSEFRKTIKLTRYRSEKVTISYAEYIASRQHCFQNGTLHAPPLYNHYS; translated from the exons ATGGGAAAAAGACGTTGTGTTCCTCCATTGGAGCCCAAGTTGGCAGCAGGCTGTTGTGGGGTCAAGAAGCCCAAATTATCTGGAAGTGGAACGCACAGTCACGGGAACCAGTCCACAACTGTCCCCGGCTCTAGTTCAGGACCTCTTCAAAACCACCAGCATGTGGACAGCAGCAGTGGACGGGAGAATGTGTCAGACTTAACTCTGGGACCTGGAAACTCTCCCATCACACGAATGAATCCCGCATCGGGAGCGCTGAGCCCTCTTCCCCGGCCCAATGGAACTGCCAACACCACTAAGAATCTGGTGGTGACTGCAGAGATGTGCTGCTACTGCTTTGACGTGCTCTACTGTCACCTCTATGGCTTCCCACAGCCACGACTTCCTAGATTCACCAATGACCCCTA tCCGCTCTTTGTGACATGGAAGACAGGGCGGGACAAGCGGCTTCGTGGCTGCATTGGGACCTTCTCAGCCATGAATCTTCATTCAGGACTCAGGGAATACACGTTAACCAG TGCACTTAAGGACAGCCGATTCCCCCCCCTGACCCGAGAGGAGCTGCCTAAACTTTTCTGCTCTGTCTCCCTCCTTACTAACTTTGAGGATGCCAGTGATTACCTGGACTGGGAG GTAGGGGTCCATGGGATTCGAATTGAATTCATCAATGAAAAAGGTGTTAAACGTACAGCCACATATTTACCTGAGGTTGCTAAGGAACAAG ACTGGGATCAGATTCAGACAATAGACTCCTTGCTCAGGAAAGGTGGCTTTAAGGCTCCAATTACCAGTGAATTCAGAAAAACGATCAAACTTACCAG GTACCGAAGTGAGAAGGTGACAATCAGCTATGCAGAATATATTGCTTCTCGACAGCACTGTTTCCAGAATGGCACTCTTCATGCCCCGCCCCTCTACAATCATTACTCCTGA